From one Conyzicola nivalis genomic stretch:
- a CDS encoding PadR family transcriptional regulator, with the protein MSSVRLYILGALAVEGPMHGHQLRLLAEKEHVHYWTDISVGSLYGVIKRLAAEGLITELRVEREGNYPERQVYEISAAGREALAVLRLDGLSTVVFRPDPFDLAMSRLDPESIDTVEATLRGRVETLGAMLAESEAQRARADQYLTANERFVLSHKSVRLRAEIDWHNALISELPRIIADESARTKASS; encoded by the coding sequence ATGTCCTCCGTGCGCCTCTACATCCTCGGTGCGCTCGCGGTGGAGGGACCCATGCACGGCCACCAGTTGCGTCTCCTGGCCGAGAAGGAGCACGTGCACTACTGGACCGACATCTCCGTCGGCTCCCTGTACGGCGTGATCAAACGGCTCGCCGCCGAGGGTCTCATCACCGAACTGAGGGTCGAGCGCGAGGGCAACTACCCCGAGCGCCAGGTCTACGAGATCTCGGCCGCCGGCCGGGAGGCGCTCGCCGTGCTGCGTCTCGACGGCCTGAGCACGGTCGTGTTCCGGCCCGACCCCTTCGACCTGGCGATGTCCCGCCTCGACCCGGAGAGCATCGACACCGTGGAAGCGACCCTGCGCGGCCGGGTGGAGACACTCGGGGCCATGCTCGCCGAGAGCGAGGCCCAGCGCGCCAGGGCCGACCAGTACCTCACAGCCAACGAGCGCTTCGTGCTGTCCCACAAGTCGGTCAGGCTCCGCGCCGAAATCGACTGGCACAACGCGCTCATCTCCGAACTTCCCCGAATCATCGCCGACGAATCGGCTCGAACGAAAGCCTCCTCATGA
- a CDS encoding glycosyltransferase 87 family protein → MTDAADSPRRITSPLRSFATSRAALWAGFVLAHFWLGLLNLYGPGFPLGDVTITYRLWTDQIVTGDYWMGIDSVWVYPILAIVPMLAAFALGPALYASTWLSLVMLLNAVAFAAITGWARSRDRAAVGWWWIGFLVLLGPIAVARIDSVSVPLAMVGVLLLATRPTAAVIVLTVATWTKVWPAALLAAILIACRGRVRLVVTAVSVSAAIVVVALLLGSGGNVFSFITQQTGRGMQAEAPVSTVWAWQAFAGVPDTYIYYDQDILSFQIVGQGVATAAAVMTPILALVALAVAATGVWAAHRGAEPTRLLAPLALALVTTLIVVNKVGSPQFISWLAVPLVLGLAANAAGHGPSFRFPSVLALVVAVMTQALYPYFYDELISLNPIMLTVLTARNVLLCVLLVWAVRAVVLVGRHAKAPPRGPHLP, encoded by the coding sequence ATGACGGACGCCGCTGATTCGCCGCGGCGCATCACGTCGCCGCTGCGCTCGTTCGCGACGAGCAGGGCCGCCCTGTGGGCCGGGTTCGTGCTGGCGCATTTCTGGCTCGGCCTGCTCAACCTCTACGGACCGGGTTTCCCGCTGGGCGACGTCACGATCACCTACAGGCTGTGGACCGACCAGATCGTCACGGGCGATTACTGGATGGGCATCGACAGCGTGTGGGTGTATCCGATCCTGGCCATCGTGCCGATGCTCGCCGCGTTCGCCCTCGGTCCCGCGCTCTACGCCAGCACCTGGCTCAGCCTGGTCATGCTGCTGAACGCTGTCGCGTTCGCCGCGATCACCGGCTGGGCGCGGTCGCGCGACCGGGCGGCCGTCGGCTGGTGGTGGATCGGCTTCCTGGTGCTGCTCGGCCCGATCGCGGTCGCGCGCATCGACTCGGTCTCGGTGCCGCTCGCCATGGTCGGGGTGCTGCTGCTCGCCACCCGGCCGACCGCCGCCGTCATCGTGCTCACGGTGGCCACCTGGACCAAGGTGTGGCCCGCCGCACTGCTCGCGGCGATCCTGATCGCGTGCCGGGGCCGCGTCCGGCTCGTGGTGACCGCGGTCTCCGTGAGCGCGGCGATCGTCGTCGTCGCCCTGCTCCTCGGCAGCGGCGGCAACGTGTTCAGCTTCATCACGCAGCAGACCGGCCGGGGCATGCAGGCCGAGGCGCCCGTGAGCACCGTGTGGGCCTGGCAGGCCTTCGCCGGTGTGCCGGACACCTACATCTACTACGACCAGGACATCCTGAGTTTCCAGATCGTCGGCCAGGGCGTTGCCACGGCCGCAGCCGTGATGACGCCGATCCTCGCCCTGGTGGCGCTCGCGGTCGCGGCCACCGGCGTGTGGGCGGCGCACCGGGGTGCCGAGCCGACCCGGCTGCTCGCCCCGCTCGCCCTCGCGCTCGTCACGACCCTCATCGTGGTCAACAAGGTGGGCTCGCCCCAGTTCATCTCCTGGCTCGCGGTCCCGCTGGTGCTCGGCCTCGCGGCCAACGCCGCGGGGCACGGACCGTCGTTCCGATTCCCCTCGGTGCTCGCGCTCGTGGTCGCGGTCATGACGCAGGCGCTTTATCCTTATTTCTACGACGAACTGATCTCGCTCAACCCGATCATGCTCACCGTCCTCACCGCGCGGAACGTGCTGCTGTGCGTGTTGTTGGTCTGGGCGGTTCGCGCCGTAGTGCTCGTCGGCCGGCACGCGAAGGCCCCACCGCGCGGCCCCCACCTACCCTAA
- a CDS encoding MFS transporter codes for MSGLSPARVRLALLALALGGFGIGTTEFVVMGLLDNVARDLLPALYASSHEDAVAQTGWLITAYALGVVVGAPTIAALSARFPRKQLLLWLLVAFTLATVLSAVLPTFELVLVARFVAGLPHGAYFGIATLVAASLMGEGKRGRGVAIVLSGLTIANVVGVPIITLLGQQAGWRVAYLAVASIFALTFVAVALAVPLQPGDPKATLKRELRAFGRSQVWLALLTGAIGFGGFFAVYSYVSPVVTQVTGQSESFVPIALVVIGLGMTLGNLVGGRAADHNVMGTIFVCFGLFVVALASFALTAHTTAGLLISLFVVGGAASALSPAVQSRLMDVAGDSQTLAAAANHAALNLGNSLGAYLGGVTIAAGLGYLSPAIVGLLLCVPGIGLALFSVVLQRRRPIRL; via the coding sequence GTGAGCGGCCTCTCGCCCGCACGCGTCCGCCTGGCACTGCTCGCCCTGGCCCTCGGCGGCTTCGGAATCGGCACGACCGAGTTCGTGGTCATGGGGTTGCTCGACAACGTCGCACGCGACCTGCTTCCCGCTCTCTACGCCTCGAGCCACGAGGACGCCGTCGCGCAGACCGGCTGGCTGATCACCGCCTACGCGCTGGGCGTCGTCGTCGGTGCCCCCACCATCGCCGCGCTGTCGGCCCGCTTCCCGCGCAAGCAGCTGCTGTTGTGGCTTCTCGTCGCGTTCACGCTGGCGACCGTGCTCTCTGCGGTGCTGCCCACGTTCGAACTGGTCCTCGTCGCGCGATTCGTCGCCGGGCTGCCGCACGGCGCCTACTTCGGCATCGCCACCCTGGTCGCCGCCTCGCTCATGGGCGAGGGCAAGCGCGGCCGCGGTGTCGCGATCGTGTTGTCGGGCCTCACCATCGCCAACGTCGTCGGCGTGCCGATCATCACCCTCCTCGGCCAGCAGGCCGGATGGCGCGTCGCCTACCTCGCGGTCGCGTCGATCTTCGCGCTCACCTTCGTCGCGGTCGCGCTGGCGGTGCCGCTGCAGCCCGGCGACCCGAAAGCCACGCTCAAGCGCGAGCTGCGCGCGTTCGGCCGCTCGCAGGTGTGGCTGGCGCTGCTCACGGGCGCCATCGGCTTCGGCGGCTTCTTCGCCGTCTACAGCTACGTCAGCCCCGTCGTGACCCAGGTCACCGGGCAGAGCGAGTCGTTCGTGCCGATCGCGCTCGTGGTCATCGGCCTCGGCATGACACTGGGCAACCTCGTCGGTGGCCGCGCCGCCGACCACAACGTGATGGGCACCATCTTCGTCTGCTTCGGACTCTTCGTCGTCGCGCTCGCCTCGTTCGCGCTCACCGCGCACACGACCGCCGGCCTGCTGATCTCGCTGTTCGTCGTCGGCGGCGCAGCATCCGCACTGTCGCCCGCGGTGCAGTCGAGGCTTATGGATGTCGCGGGGGACAGTCAGACCCTCGCGGCGGCCGCGAACCACGCCGCGCTGAACCTCGGCAACAGCCTCGGCGCGTACCTGGGCGGGGTGACGATCGCCGCGGGTCTCGGCTACCTGTCGCCCGCGATCGTGGGACTGCTGCTGTGCGTTCCGGGCATCGGGCTCGCGCTGTTCAGCGTGGTGCTGCAGCGCAGGCGCCCGATTCGCCTCTAG
- a CDS encoding response regulator transcription factor, which produces MTDPDKRIRVAIVDDHRMLLGALTEWIRSAQDIDMVAAVASWPELLTNPAFPVDVVLLDLDLKDNIPISLKISTLKTMAVKVVLMSTYSEPNVVREALAAGALGYLVKSEDASMIIEALRAAAIGESFVSAELDLALNAGEVGGSPKLSAQERRVMALYGGGEPVKAVAFQLSISEETAKSYLKRIREKYRVAGFDVGTKVALRKRAIEDGILIEADQPRAL; this is translated from the coding sequence GTGACTGACCCAGACAAGCGCATCCGCGTCGCCATCGTTGACGATCACCGGATGCTCCTTGGGGCACTCACCGAGTGGATCCGCAGCGCTCAGGACATCGACATGGTCGCCGCCGTGGCGAGCTGGCCCGAGTTGCTCACCAACCCGGCGTTCCCGGTCGACGTCGTGTTGCTCGACCTCGACCTCAAAGACAACATCCCGATCTCGCTGAAGATCTCGACGCTCAAGACCATGGCCGTCAAGGTCGTGCTGATGAGCACCTACTCCGAGCCGAACGTCGTGCGCGAGGCCCTCGCCGCCGGGGCCCTCGGCTACCTCGTCAAGAGCGAGGACGCCAGCATGATCATCGAGGCGCTCCGTGCGGCCGCCATCGGCGAGTCCTTCGTCTCGGCCGAACTCGACCTCGCCCTCAACGCTGGCGAGGTCGGCGGCTCACCCAAGCTCAGCGCCCAGGAGCGCCGCGTGATGGCCCTCTACGGCGGAGGCGAGCCCGTCAAGGCCGTGGCCTTCCAGCTCAGCATCAGCGAGGAGACGGCCAAGTCGTACCTCAAGCGCATCCGTGAGAAGTACCGCGTCGCCGGCTTCGACGTGGGCACCAAGGTCGCCCTGCGCAAGCGCGCCATCGAAGACGGCATCCTCATCGAGGCCGACCAGCCGCGAGCGCTCTAA
- a CDS encoding acyltransferase family protein, protein MTATMPPTATPAVGRSGAAKERVPFWDNARFLCVTLVVVGHGIQRLTADSDNALIVYLFIYAFHMPAFAIISGYFSRPGSPNARQMTRVITDIIVPYVIMESIWTLVQFLVEGKREFNPTQPSWTLWFLLALGIFRLVLPYLALLKYPLLIAVILSVGVGYLGNVDSTFSLSRAIGILPFFVLGWKLNEWGVVDRWRRVANGWWMRVLAVAVLGAWLAVVGGNINLWRAIDLRFWFFYDDSYSGLGEGEWWAGAVRLALIALAVLLTGAVFALIPRRETWITAFGTSTMYVYLLHSFILYPLRETGILKDEHTSAVWLLSVVFACVAISIALSAPIVRRVFRPIIEPKPRWLFADQTAFRTPPEGPPRETRTGPTARREP, encoded by the coding sequence ATGACAGCCACGATGCCGCCGACTGCCACGCCCGCCGTCGGCCGATCGGGCGCAGCGAAAGAGCGGGTGCCGTTCTGGGACAACGCCCGCTTTCTCTGCGTCACCCTCGTGGTGGTCGGTCACGGTATCCAGCGGCTCACCGCCGACTCGGACAACGCGCTGATCGTCTACCTGTTCATCTACGCGTTCCACATGCCCGCGTTCGCTATCATCAGCGGCTACTTCTCGCGTCCCGGTTCGCCGAACGCCCGCCAAATGACGAGGGTCATCACCGACATCATCGTCCCCTACGTGATCATGGAGTCGATCTGGACCCTCGTGCAGTTTCTCGTCGAGGGCAAGCGCGAGTTCAACCCCACACAGCCGAGCTGGACGCTGTGGTTTCTGCTCGCGCTCGGCATCTTCCGGCTCGTGCTGCCCTACCTCGCGCTGCTGAAATACCCGCTGCTCATCGCCGTGATCCTGTCGGTCGGCGTCGGCTACCTCGGCAACGTCGACAGCACCTTCTCGCTGTCGCGCGCCATCGGCATCCTGCCCTTCTTCGTGCTCGGCTGGAAGCTCAACGAGTGGGGCGTCGTCGACCGCTGGCGCCGCGTAGCGAACGGCTGGTGGATGCGCGTGCTCGCCGTCGCCGTACTCGGCGCGTGGCTCGCTGTCGTCGGCGGCAACATCAACCTGTGGCGCGCTATCGACCTGCGCTTCTGGTTCTTCTACGACGACTCGTACAGCGGACTCGGCGAGGGCGAGTGGTGGGCCGGTGCCGTGCGGCTGGCGCTGATCGCGCTGGCGGTCCTGCTCACGGGGGCGGTCTTCGCGCTGATCCCGCGGCGCGAGACCTGGATCACCGCCTTCGGCACCTCGACGATGTACGTCTACCTGCTGCACAGCTTCATCCTCTACCCGCTTCGGGAGACCGGGATCCTCAAGGACGAGCACACCTCGGCGGTCTGGCTGCTCAGCGTGGTCTTCGCCTGCGTGGCGATCTCGATCGCGCTGTCGGCGCCGATCGTGCGGCGGGTCTTCCGCCCGATCATCGAGCCGAAGCCGCGCTGGTTGTTCGCCGACCAGACGGCGTTCCGCACACCGCCCGAGGGGCCGCCGCGCGAGACGCGCACCGGCCCCACCGCTCGTCGAGAGCCCTAG
- a CDS encoding sensor histidine kinase — protein MDPILKERDRLLQRTARIYGLSFTVVASLCLVVPGAVVPATYLPIVPLVLLLAAAQYVIGFSRSYLWVLAQVVAVLGIVASITALNPDGLTPAAMSSVSQFAAASLPSVALVLASDRLRLAVLAVVFVVVTVVTTWLTAGSRSPLESVGTLTLGWAIAAVAGIWISAGVPQAARRIASIGRAHRAERQASEIEAQRRQSARLLHDTVLATLTLLAHSGVGVAPAALQQQSADDAKLLRQLRLGATPAPLSSGGYNLEPVEETVLGTTLESVKQRFGRMGLEVSWHGTGQVLLPSDVLDAFLLALAECLENVRRHSGVREAHVTIVDDATTVRAMITDAGVGFILDDVDSARLGFKESVVARLKEVGGHARLFSEPGSGTTVVLEVPR, from the coding sequence GTGGATCCGATTCTGAAGGAACGCGACCGCCTCTTGCAGCGCACCGCGCGCATCTACGGCCTCAGCTTCACGGTCGTCGCGTCGCTGTGTCTCGTCGTTCCCGGCGCCGTCGTTCCCGCCACCTACCTGCCCATCGTGCCGCTCGTGCTCCTTCTCGCCGCGGCCCAGTACGTCATCGGATTCAGCCGCTCCTACCTGTGGGTGCTCGCGCAGGTGGTCGCCGTGCTCGGCATCGTCGCCAGCATCACGGCGCTCAACCCCGACGGCCTCACTCCGGCCGCCATGTCGTCGGTGTCCCAGTTCGCCGCGGCGTCCCTCCCGTCCGTCGCCCTCGTGCTCGCCAGCGACCGGCTGCGTCTGGCCGTGCTCGCGGTCGTCTTCGTCGTGGTCACCGTCGTGACCACGTGGCTCACCGCCGGCTCCCGGTCCCCCCTCGAGTCCGTCGGCACCCTCACGCTCGGCTGGGCCATCGCAGCCGTCGCCGGAATCTGGATCAGCGCCGGCGTGCCCCAGGCGGCGAGGCGCATCGCGAGCATCGGGCGCGCACACCGTGCCGAGCGCCAGGCCAGCGAGATCGAGGCGCAGCGCCGCCAGTCGGCCCGCCTGCTGCACGACACCGTGCTGGCGACGCTCACCCTGCTCGCCCACTCCGGCGTCGGCGTGGCACCGGCGGCGCTGCAGCAGCAGTCCGCCGACGACGCCAAGCTGCTGCGCCAACTGCGGCTCGGCGCCACCCCCGCCCCGCTCTCCTCGGGCGGCTACAACCTCGAGCCGGTCGAAGAGACGGTTCTGGGTACCACCCTGGAGTCGGTGAAACAGCGCTTCGGCCGCATGGGCCTCGAGGTCAGCTGGCACGGCACGGGGCAGGTGCTCCTGCCGAGCGACGTGCTCGACGCCTTCCTGCTCGCCCTCGCAGAGTGCCTCGAGAATGTGCGCAGGCACTCGGGTGTGCGCGAGGCGCACGTCACCATCGTCGACGACGCCACCACGGTGCGCGCCATGATCACGGATGCCGGGGTCGGGTTCATCCTCGACGACGTCGACTCGGCGCGACTCGGCTTCAAAGAATCGGTCGTCGCGCGACTGAAGGAAGTCGGCGGACACGCCCGGCTGTTCTCGGAGCCCGGATCGGGTACCACGGTAGTTCTGGAGGTCCCCCGGTGA
- a CDS encoding MFS transporter, whose protein sequence is MTTLPAQATAPTIPKRAWQALIVLLAGMFIALLDTTIVNVALPSIRTSLDASEATLSWIISGYALSFGLVLIPAGRLGDRIGHKWVFFTGLALFTAASVACGLAQNDVQLIVARVVQGFAGGIFLPAVTAFIQLLFPAQSRGKAFAIMGAVIGVSTALGPIIGGLIIEAFGEENGWRLVFGVNLPIGIVALIAAAILLPNGADLKAAKGAKSGIDVIGLVLLSAALIALLVPLIEGEDQGWPLWTYLTLVAGVLLVVAFAFWEISYTKRGLSPLVPPRLFSHPAFTGGTILALVYFAAFTSIFFVISLLWQSGLGHTALESGLVSIPFAIGSIIGSSQSNRLTARLGRTVLVIGVTLLSVGLITVFVLLLTVPGVDLTNWMLLLPLLVAGLGNGLFIAPNAQFIVATVDRSEAGGASGVIGVMQRIGSAVGIAVVGSVLFAGIANANITGPDDVAQAFTDAAAWAIGLSAALSVVALVLVFALPKSVSSGHGPAAPPAD, encoded by the coding sequence ATGACCACACTTCCCGCCCAGGCAACGGCCCCGACCATTCCCAAGCGCGCCTGGCAGGCACTCATCGTGCTGCTCGCCGGCATGTTCATCGCGCTGCTCGACACCACCATCGTGAACGTCGCACTCCCGAGCATCCGCACCTCTCTCGACGCTTCCGAGGCGACGCTGTCCTGGATCATCTCCGGCTACGCGCTCTCGTTCGGCCTCGTCCTCATCCCCGCCGGCCGCCTCGGCGACCGCATCGGCCACAAGTGGGTGTTCTTCACCGGCCTCGCCCTCTTCACCGCGGCCAGCGTCGCCTGCGGCCTGGCCCAGAACGACGTGCAGCTCATCGTCGCGCGCGTCGTGCAGGGCTTCGCCGGCGGCATCTTCCTGCCGGCCGTGACCGCGTTCATCCAGCTGCTCTTCCCCGCCCAGTCCCGCGGCAAGGCCTTCGCGATCATGGGCGCCGTCATCGGTGTCTCGACCGCCCTCGGCCCGATCATCGGCGGCCTCATCATCGAGGCGTTCGGCGAGGAGAACGGCTGGCGCCTCGTCTTCGGCGTCAACCTGCCGATCGGCATCGTCGCCCTCATCGCCGCCGCGATCCTGCTTCCGAACGGGGCCGACCTCAAGGCGGCCAAGGGGGCCAAGTCGGGCATCGACGTCATCGGGCTCGTGCTGCTGTCGGCGGCGCTGATCGCGCTGCTCGTGCCGCTGATCGAGGGCGAAGACCAGGGCTGGCCGCTCTGGACGTACCTCACGCTCGTCGCCGGTGTACTGCTCGTCGTCGCCTTCGCCTTCTGGGAGATCTCGTACACGAAGCGCGGCCTCAGCCCGCTCGTGCCGCCGCGGCTGTTCAGCCACCCGGCGTTCACCGGGGGCACGATTCTCGCCCTCGTCTACTTCGCAGCCTTCACCAGCATCTTCTTCGTGATCTCGCTGCTCTGGCAGTCGGGTCTCGGCCACACCGCGCTGGAGTCGGGACTCGTCTCGATCCCGTTCGCGATCGGCTCGATCATCGGGTCGTCGCAGAGCAACCGGCTCACCGCGCGACTCGGTCGCACCGTGCTCGTCATCGGTGTGACGCTCCTCTCCGTCGGACTCATCACGGTCTTCGTGCTCTTGCTCACCGTGCCTGGCGTCGACCTGACCAACTGGATGCTGCTGCTTCCCCTCCTCGTCGCGGGCCTCGGAAACGGGCTGTTCATCGCCCCGAACGCGCAGTTCATCGTGGCCACCGTCGACCGCTCCGAGGCGGGAGGCGCGAGCGGCGTCATCGGCGTGATGCAGCGCATCGGTAGCGCCGTGGGCATCGCGGTGGTCGGCAGCGTGCTGTTCGCCGGTATCGCGAACGCCAACATCACGGGACCCGACGACGTCGCGCAGGCGTTCACCGACGCCGCGGCCTGGGCGATCGGACTGAGCGCCGCCCTCAGTGTCGTGGCGCTCGTACTGGTCTTCGCGCTGCCGAAGTCCGTGTCATCCGGCCACGGCCCGGCGGCGCCACCCGCCGACTAG
- a CDS encoding thiamine-binding protein: MLVAFSVSPVGSGGDDGSVHEAVAAAVRVVRASGLPNQTDAMFTTIEGDWDEVFAVVKAATEAVAAFGPRVSLVLKADIRPGHTGELTGKVERVERALAAGAPATASDSE, from the coding sequence ATGCTCGTGGCATTCTCCGTCTCGCCGGTCGGAAGCGGTGGCGACGACGGTTCCGTGCACGAGGCGGTCGCGGCCGCCGTGCGCGTCGTGCGCGCTTCCGGTCTCCCCAATCAGACCGACGCCATGTTCACCACGATCGAGGGTGACTGGGACGAGGTCTTCGCCGTCGTCAAGGCCGCGACCGAGGCCGTCGCCGCGTTCGGCCCGCGCGTCTCCCTCGTGCTCAAAGCGGACATCCGCCCCGGCCACACCGGCGAGCTGACCGGCAAGGTCGAGCGCGTCGAGCGCGCCCTCGCCGCCGGTGCCCCCGCCACCGCGTCTGACTCCGAGTGA
- a CDS encoding bifunctional o-acetylhomoserine/o-acetylserine sulfhydrylase: MSDWKFETKQIHSGAAPDPVTNARATPIYKTTSYVFNNSEHAKNLFALAEFGNIYTRIQNPTQAVVEERIAALEGGTAALLVASGQAAEAFAVLNIAQAGDHIVSSSSIYGGTYNLFKYTLAKLGIETTFVEDQDDAQAWADAVRPNTKLFYAETVGNPKINILDISLVASVAHEHGVPLIVDNTIATPYLIRPFEFGADIVVHSATKYLGGHGTVIGGVIVDGGTFEWSKNVEKFPGLTEPDPSYHGASFTAAVGDPLAYIIKARVQLLRDFGSSISPDSAFSLIQGIETLSLRVERHVANAQAVAEWLDRHDDVASVNYSGLPTSPWFEAAGKYAPKGVGGVLSFELKGGVDAGRTLVDSVTLFSHVANIGDVRSLIIHPASTTHSQLTPEQQLTAGVTPGLVRLSVGIENIDDILADLQAGFDAARAAAAASNALA; this comes from the coding sequence ATGAGCGACTGGAAGTTCGAAACCAAGCAGATCCACTCGGGCGCGGCCCCCGACCCCGTCACCAACGCCCGCGCGACACCGATCTACAAGACCACGTCCTACGTCTTCAACAATTCCGAGCACGCGAAGAACCTCTTCGCGCTCGCCGAATTCGGAAACATCTACACGCGCATCCAGAACCCCACGCAGGCCGTGGTCGAAGAGCGCATCGCCGCCCTCGAAGGCGGCACGGCCGCGCTGCTCGTCGCCTCGGGCCAGGCCGCCGAGGCCTTCGCGGTGCTGAACATCGCGCAGGCGGGCGACCACATCGTCTCGTCGTCGTCGATCTACGGCGGTACCTACAACCTGTTCAAGTACACGCTCGCGAAGCTGGGCATCGAGACCACCTTCGTCGAGGACCAGGACGACGCGCAGGCGTGGGCCGACGCCGTCCGCCCCAACACCAAGCTCTTCTACGCCGAGACGGTCGGCAACCCGAAGATCAACATCCTCGACATCTCCCTCGTAGCGAGCGTCGCCCACGAGCACGGCGTGCCGCTCATCGTGGACAACACGATCGCCACGCCGTACCTCATCCGCCCGTTCGAGTTCGGTGCCGACATCGTGGTGCACTCCGCGACCAAGTACCTCGGCGGCCACGGCACGGTGATCGGCGGCGTCATCGTCGACGGCGGCACCTTCGAGTGGAGCAAGAACGTCGAGAAGTTCCCGGGCCTCACCGAGCCCGACCCGAGCTACCACGGCGCCAGCTTCACCGCGGCGGTCGGCGACCCGCTCGCATACATCATCAAGGCGCGGGTGCAGCTGCTGCGCGACTTCGGCTCCTCGATCTCGCCCGACAGCGCCTTCAGCCTCATCCAGGGCATCGAGACGCTGAGCCTGCGCGTCGAGCGTCACGTCGCCAATGCCCAGGCGGTCGCGGAGTGGCTCGACCGCCACGACGACGTCGCCTCGGTGAACTACTCGGGTCTCCCGACCAGCCCGTGGTTCGAAGCCGCCGGCAAGTACGCCCCCAAGGGCGTGGGCGGCGTGCTCTCCTTCGAACTCAAGGGCGGTGTCGACGCGGGCCGGACCCTCGTGGACAGCGTCACCTTGTTCAGCCACGTCGCGAACATCGGCGACGTGCGCAGCCTCATCATCCACCCCGCCTCGACGACCCACTCGCAGCTCACACCCGAGCAGCAGCTCACGGCCGGCGTGACGCCGGGCCTCGTTCGGCTCTCGGTGGGCATCGAGAACATCGACGACATCCTCGCCGACCTGCAGGCCGGCTTCGACGCGGCGCGTGCCGCCGCGGCCGCGTCGAACGCCCTCGCGTAA
- the metX gene encoding homoserine O-acetyltransferase MetX encodes MDWQTPEDTVPSTIITEADRRFMIGKPSATGAWREGDPVGDRRFVNVGALQLERGGQLPSVRIAYESWGTLNADRSNAVLVLHALTGDSHVVGLPGPGHPTAGWWSGNIGPGKAIDTDEWFVVAPNMLGGCQGSTGPASHSLLGREWAADFPFITIRDQVAAQVAFSAAIGVERWAVVIGGSMGGMQALEWAVGYPELLDRVAVLAAPPTSQADQIALNFVQIEAVRMDPTFADGDYYDAADGEGPHRGLALARRMALLNYRSPHELNDRFERSWQSGLSPLGGGGRYAVESYLDFHGNKFSRRFDANSYITLVEAMNSHDIGRDRGGITAALQRITAKTLVLGIDSDRLFPVDGQLLIAKHVPGNIDGTRATVISSDFGHDGFLIEDAAVGAHLARLLAA; translated from the coding sequence ATGGACTGGCAGACACCCGAAGACACAGTGCCCTCGACGATCATCACCGAAGCCGACCGGCGTTTTATGATCGGCAAGCCCTCGGCGACGGGTGCCTGGCGGGAGGGCGACCCGGTGGGCGACCGCCGATTCGTGAACGTGGGCGCGCTGCAGCTCGAGCGCGGCGGCCAGCTCCCCTCCGTGCGCATCGCCTACGAATCGTGGGGCACGCTGAACGCCGACCGCTCGAACGCGGTGCTCGTGCTGCACGCCCTCACGGGCGACAGCCACGTCGTCGGGCTCCCCGGCCCCGGGCACCCCACCGCCGGCTGGTGGTCGGGAAACATCGGTCCGGGAAAAGCGATCGACACCGACGAGTGGTTCGTGGTCGCGCCGAACATGCTCGGGGGATGTCAGGGTTCCACCGGTCCGGCATCGCATTCCCTTCTGGGACGCGAGTGGGCGGCCGACTTCCCGTTCATCACGATCCGAGACCAGGTGGCGGCGCAGGTCGCGTTCTCGGCCGCAATCGGCGTCGAACGCTGGGCGGTCGTGATCGGCGGGTCGATGGGGGGAATGCAGGCCCTCGAGTGGGCGGTCGGCTATCCCGAGCTGCTCGACCGGGTCGCGGTCCTCGCCGCACCGCCGACGAGCCAGGCCGACCAGATCGCACTGAATTTCGTGCAGATCGAGGCCGTGCGTATGGACCCGACGTTCGCCGACGGCGACTACTACGACGCCGCCGACGGCGAGGGCCCGCACCGCGGCCTCGCGCTCGCCCGACGTATGGCGCTGCTCAACTACCGCTCCCCCCACGAGCTCAACGACCGCTTCGAACGCAGCTGGCAGAGTGGCCTCAGTCCGCTCGGCGGCGGCGGCCGGTACGCGGTGGAGAGCTACCTCGACTTCCACGGCAACAAGTTCTCGCGCCGCTTCGACGCGAACAGCTATATCACCCTCGTCGAGGCCATGAATTCGCACGACATCGGCCGCGACCGCGGCGGAATCACGGCCGCACTGCAGCGCATCACCGCGAAGACGCTCGTGCTCGGCATCGACAGCGACCGGCTGTTCCCCGTCGACGGACAGTTGCTCATCGCGAAGCACGTGCCGGGAAACATCGACGGCACCCGGGCCACCGTCATCAGCTCCGACTTCGGCCACGACGGCTTCCTCATCGAAGACGCGGCCGTCGGCGCGCACCTCGCACGGCTCCTCGCCGCGTGA